Proteins from one Aquila chrysaetos chrysaetos chromosome 5, bAquChr1.4, whole genome shotgun sequence genomic window:
- the HDC gene encoding histidine decarboxylase isoform X2, producing the protein MEPEEYRRRGKEMVDYICQYLSNVRERRVTPDVQPGYMRAQLPDSAPMDPDSWDNIFGDTEKIIMPGVVHWQSPHMHAYFPALTSWPSLLGDMLADAINCLGFTWASSPACTELEMNVMDWLAKMLGLPNKFLHHHPDSVGGGVLQSTVSESTLVALLAARKNKILEMKLSEPDTDESSLNSRLIAYASDQAHSSVEKAGLISLVKVKFLPVDENFSLRGGTLKKAIAEDRKKGLVPVFVCATLGTTGVCAFDNLSELGPICNAEGLWLHIDAAYAGTAFVCPEFRLFLDGIEYADSFTFNPSKWMMVHFDCTGFWVKDKYKLHQTFSVNPVYLRHPNSGAAVDFMHWQIPLSRRFRSLKLWFVIRSFGVKKLQAHVRHGTETAKFFESLVKSDPLFEIPAKRHLGLVVFRLKIPTLHCKSGFHFNCPSQPKCSEELDGSPADLGYFPCLCRSAT; encoded by the exons ATGGAGCCTGAGGAGTACAGACGGAGAG GAAAGGAGATGGTGGATTACATTTGCCAGTACCTGAGTAATGTGAGAGAGAGACGGGTGACTCCTGATGTACAGCCAGGTTACATGAGAGCCCAGTTGCCGGATTCTGCCCCAATGGACCCAGACAGCTGGGACAACATCTTTGGAGATACAGAGAAGATTATTATGCCCGGG GTAGTCCATTGGCAAAGTCCACACATGCATGCCTACTTTCCAGCTCTTACTTCCTGGCCTTCACTTCTTGGAGATATGTTGGCTGATGCAATTAACTGCTTGGGATTCACATGg gcCTCCAGTCCAGCCTGTACAGAACTGGAAATGAATGTGATGGATTGGTTGGCGAAAATGCTGGGCCTTCCAAATAAATTCCTGCACCACCATCCTGACAGTGTGGGTGGAGGAGTATTACAG AGCACTGTGAGTGAATCAACCTTGGTTGCACTGCtagcagcaaggaaaaacaaaattctggaGATGAAGCTTTCTGAGCCAGACACTGATGAGTCCTCACTCAATTCTCGCCTCATTGCTTATGCGTCTGATCAA gcacattCTTCTGTAGAAAAGGCTGGCTTGATTTCTCTTGTGAAGGTGAAATTTCTGCCTGTGGATGAGAACTTTTCCCTCAGAGGTGGAACTTTGAAGAAAGCCattgcagaagacagaaagaaaggcCTAGTGCCAGTCTTT gTTTGTGCAACTTTGGGTACAACTGGTGTCTGTGCTTTTGACAATCTCTCAGAACTGGGTCCAATTT GTAATGCTGAGGGACTCTGGCTTCACATTGATGCTGCATATGCAGGAACAGCATTTGTATGTCCTGAATTTCGATTGTTCTTGGATGGAATTGAATATGCAGATTCCTTTACTTTCAACCCTTCTAAATGGATGATGGTTCATTTTGACTGCACTGGATTTTG GGTTAAGGATAAATACAAATTACATCAAACCTTCAGTGTTAACCCTGTCTACCTCAGACATCCCAACTCAGGAGCTGCTGTTGATTTCATG CACTGGCAAATTCCACTGAGTCGTCGATTTCGTTCTTTGAAGCTGTGGTTTGTGATTCGTTCATTTGGGGTGAAAAAGCTTCAAGCTCATGTCCGACAC GGTACTGAAACAGCCAAATTCTTTGAATCCTTGGTTAAAAGTGATCCACTCTTTGAAATTCCTGCCAAGAGACATCTCGGACTGGTTGTATTTCGTCTGAAG
- the HDC gene encoding histidine decarboxylase isoform X1 has translation MEPEEYRRRGKEMVDYICQYLSNVRERRVTPDVQPGYMRAQLPDSAPMDPDSWDNIFGDTEKIIMPGVVHWQSPHMHAYFPALTSWPSLLGDMLADAINCLGFTWASSPACTELEMNVMDWLAKMLGLPNKFLHHHPDSVGGGVLQSTVSESTLVALLAARKNKILEMKLSEPDTDESSLNSRLIAYASDQAHSSVEKAGLISLVKVKFLPVDENFSLRGGTLKKAIAEDRKKGLVPVFVCATLGTTGVCAFDNLSELGPICNAEGLWLHIDAAYAGTAFVCPEFRLFLDGIEYADSFTFNPSKWMMVHFDCTGFWVKDKYKLHQTFSVNPVYLRHPNSGAAVDFMHWQIPLSRRFRSLKLWFVIRSFGVKKLQAHVRHGTETAKFFESLVKSDPLFEIPAKRHLGLVVFRLKGPNWLTEKLLEELSSSGRLFLIPATIHDKFIIRFTVTSQFTTREDILQDWNIIQHTAAQIISQNYGLHCINSGGGARIPDMIAKPSSDAISNASQLYLDGGNCKTPSRKIVVQPKLVASPSACVISQQVKGQEDPLDNCFPEDVQDVTKHKLTSFLFSYLSVQGKKKTARSLSCNSVPMTGSLEQCNPKAAATDKKESYANARILSRLPEEVMMFKKSAFKKLIKFYSVPSFPECSIQCGLQLPCCPLQAIV, from the exons ATGGAGCCTGAGGAGTACAGACGGAGAG GAAAGGAGATGGTGGATTACATTTGCCAGTACCTGAGTAATGTGAGAGAGAGACGGGTGACTCCTGATGTACAGCCAGGTTACATGAGAGCCCAGTTGCCGGATTCTGCCCCAATGGACCCAGACAGCTGGGACAACATCTTTGGAGATACAGAGAAGATTATTATGCCCGGG GTAGTCCATTGGCAAAGTCCACACATGCATGCCTACTTTCCAGCTCTTACTTCCTGGCCTTCACTTCTTGGAGATATGTTGGCTGATGCAATTAACTGCTTGGGATTCACATGg gcCTCCAGTCCAGCCTGTACAGAACTGGAAATGAATGTGATGGATTGGTTGGCGAAAATGCTGGGCCTTCCAAATAAATTCCTGCACCACCATCCTGACAGTGTGGGTGGAGGAGTATTACAG AGCACTGTGAGTGAATCAACCTTGGTTGCACTGCtagcagcaaggaaaaacaaaattctggaGATGAAGCTTTCTGAGCCAGACACTGATGAGTCCTCACTCAATTCTCGCCTCATTGCTTATGCGTCTGATCAA gcacattCTTCTGTAGAAAAGGCTGGCTTGATTTCTCTTGTGAAGGTGAAATTTCTGCCTGTGGATGAGAACTTTTCCCTCAGAGGTGGAACTTTGAAGAAAGCCattgcagaagacagaaagaaaggcCTAGTGCCAGTCTTT gTTTGTGCAACTTTGGGTACAACTGGTGTCTGTGCTTTTGACAATCTCTCAGAACTGGGTCCAATTT GTAATGCTGAGGGACTCTGGCTTCACATTGATGCTGCATATGCAGGAACAGCATTTGTATGTCCTGAATTTCGATTGTTCTTGGATGGAATTGAATATGCAGATTCCTTTACTTTCAACCCTTCTAAATGGATGATGGTTCATTTTGACTGCACTGGATTTTG GGTTAAGGATAAATACAAATTACATCAAACCTTCAGTGTTAACCCTGTCTACCTCAGACATCCCAACTCAGGAGCTGCTGTTGATTTCATG CACTGGCAAATTCCACTGAGTCGTCGATTTCGTTCTTTGAAGCTGTGGTTTGTGATTCGTTCATTTGGGGTGAAAAAGCTTCAAGCTCATGTCCGACAC GGTACTGAAACAGCCAAATTCTTTGAATCCTTGGTTAAAAGTGATCCACTCTTTGAAATTCCTGCCAAGAGACATCTCGGACTGGTTGTATTTCGTCTGAAG gGTCCCAACTGGCTGACAGAAAAACTCCTGGAAGAACTAAGCAGTTCTGGCAGGCTCTTCCTTATTCCAGCAACCATTCATGACAAGTTCATCATTCGCTTTACTGTAACATCTCAGTTCACAACCAGGGAAGATATTCTGCAAGACTGGAACATCATTCAACACACTGCAGCCCAAATCATTAGCCAGAATTATGGGTTGCACTGCATCAATTCTGGTGGTGGGGCAAGAATCCCTGATATGATAGCTAAGCCTAGTTCTGATGCCATTAGTAATGCTTCTCAGCTTTATCTAGACGGAGGAAATTGCAAAACACCTTCCAGAAAAATAGTTGTACAGCCTAAGTTAGTAGCAAGTCCCAGTGCGTGCGTGATTAGTCAACAAGTGAAAGGTCAAGAGGATCCTCTAGACAACTGTTTTCCAGAAGATGTCCAAGATGTTACCAAACATAAGTTAACCTCctttttattcagttatttATCTGTTCAAGGCAAGAAAAAGACAGCGCGTTCCCTTAGCTGCAACAGTGTGCCAATGACTGGTAGTCTCGAGCAATGTAatcccaaagcagcagccactgaCAAGAAGGAGTCTTACGCAAATGCCAGAATTCTTTCCAGGCTGCCTGAAGAGGTGATGATGTTCAAAAAAAGTGCCTTCAAAAAACTAATTAAGTTCTACAGTGTCCCAAGCTTTCCGGAGTGTAGCATTCAGTGTGGCCTTCAGCTGCCTTGTTGTCCTCTGCAAGCCATTGTTTAA